One Candidatus Melainabacteria bacterium DNA segment encodes these proteins:
- a CDS encoding metallophosphoesterase — protein MLIAVLADTHIPKRAKTLPESAWQILKSAEVILHAGDVLTSDFLDQLAQIAPLYAVRGNNDTDLTKLPETLEFELSKVRIAMIHDSGEKKQRAARMRALFPHADLLVFGHSHIPTNQLEGGLLLFNPGSPTDRRMQPELTMGLLEIDNGKIKNAEIIPLKKN, from the coding sequence ATGCTAATTGCCGTACTGGCTGACACCCATATTCCAAAGCGCGCCAAAACACTGCCTGAATCCGCCTGGCAAATTTTAAAATCGGCAGAGGTGATACTTCATGCAGGAGACGTGTTGACCAGTGATTTTCTCGATCAGCTAGCCCAAATCGCGCCATTATATGCAGTGCGTGGCAACAACGACACTGATCTAACAAAGCTGCCGGAAACACTCGAGTTCGAATTATCAAAAGTGCGCATTGCCATGATTCACGACAGCGGGGAAAAGAAGCAACGAGCAGCACGGATGAGGGCTCTATTTCCTCACGCTGATTTGCTGGTGTTCGGGCATTCACATATTCCAACCAATCAACTAGAAGGTGGATTGCTGCTCTTCAACCCAGGCTCGCCGACAGACCGCCGAATGCAACCGGAGTTGACGATGGGGCTGTTAGAGATTGATAATGGCAAAATAAAAAACGCGGAAATTATTCCACTCAAAAAAAACTAG
- a CDS encoding citrate synthase, whose amino-acid sequence MGNTAVISNGLDGVVVAETKISEVDGAKGKLIICGHDSEELAFNSTFEQTCSLLWTTGGTAPTSEAALKSKFGEGRLQAFALLKKNTFVLEQEHPMDSLRSATSLMSSGTQIDWAEYARITAAQAVFAANWSRYHRGLELMSPDTNLSHSADFLRLLNDKQPSKEDSDALDIYWTTISDHALNASTFTARVVASTESDNISAVVAAIGALKGPLHGGAPGPVLEMLSEIGTPENAEKWIRDSINSGKRIMGMGHRIYKVRDPRAAIFEKAIRKLESSGGPATRLALARAVESQAEKILAEKHPDHPLKANVEFYTAVLLDTIHIPAHLFSSMFAAGRVAGWLAHIAEQRLHGRLIRPASRYTGPMPR is encoded by the coding sequence ATGGGCAATACAGCAGTAATCAGCAATGGTTTGGACGGCGTAGTCGTGGCAGAAACTAAGATCTCGGAAGTAGACGGAGCCAAAGGTAAGCTCATTATCTGCGGGCACGATTCTGAAGAACTGGCATTCAACTCCACATTCGAACAAACGTGTTCACTGCTCTGGACAACAGGTGGCACAGCACCGACATCAGAAGCGGCACTCAAAAGTAAGTTCGGCGAAGGACGACTGCAAGCCTTCGCACTGCTCAAGAAAAACACTTTTGTTTTAGAGCAAGAGCATCCGATGGATTCGCTGCGAAGCGCCACCAGTTTGATGTCTAGCGGTACTCAGATCGACTGGGCTGAATACGCTCGCATAACCGCAGCTCAAGCAGTTTTTGCAGCCAACTGGTCAAGATATCATCGCGGTCTGGAGTTAATGAGCCCCGACACGAACTTAAGTCATTCCGCTGATTTCCTCAGATTATTGAATGACAAACAGCCATCAAAAGAAGATAGTGACGCTCTCGATATTTACTGGACGACGATTTCAGATCATGCCTTAAACGCTTCCACTTTTACAGCTCGTGTTGTGGCATCCACTGAATCAGACAACATCAGCGCTGTTGTCGCCGCAATCGGCGCACTCAAAGGTCCATTGCACGGCGGCGCACCAGGACCAGTCCTTGAGATGCTGAGCGAAATCGGTACGCCTGAAAATGCAGAGAAATGGATTCGCGATTCGATAAATTCGGGCAAACGAATCATGGGCATGGGACACCGCATCTATAAAGTTAGAGATCCTCGCGCCGCTATTTTCGAGAAAGCAATTCGCAAACTGGAATCCTCCGGTGGCCCAGCAACTCGACTGGCTCTTGCTCGTGCCGTTGAATCACAGGCAGAAAAAATTCTGGCTGAAAAACATCCCGACCACCCACTCAAAGCGAATGTCGAATTTTATACGGCGGTTCTTCTTGACACCATTCACATCCCTGCTCACCTCTTCAGTTCAATGTTCGCAGCTGGGCGCGTGGCTGGATGGCTGGCACATATCGCCGAACAACGCTTGCATGGTCGCCTGATTCGCCCGGCATCACGTTACACAGGTCCCATGCCTCGCTAA
- a CDS encoding tetratricopeptide repeat protein, producing MFKIPPLVLPEGLSEQEYRRLSILYVIMGNRELAAQANQKCPQVNLSDPNFKELSVNEQISMTSEAGQDFALKLLKIVEESKDSRDDLPQKLKAALEPLKGIIPQEAMEQLISTAVSSINQAYTSSPPPRDVPEGLTAEEYFKLGKEYKDCGWTELAREALKLAIDMDSDGATGRSALQYLRTRVPRHPVPLMAEQMNIQGYNLMEVQKDYRGAKRIFLELIEKYRDFEWPYGNLASIYLRHGDLSPAEEHFADAVKINPYYAGAWLGLARVHTLRGKFNEAKACVNKASETDSDPSVVGFISLIEQIQDWDSETTDD from the coding sequence ATGTTCAAAATTCCGCCACTGGTTTTGCCGGAAGGTCTATCGGAGCAGGAATATCGGCGATTATCGATTCTCTATGTGATCATGGGAAATCGTGAGCTGGCCGCGCAGGCAAATCAAAAATGTCCGCAGGTGAATTTGAGCGATCCGAATTTCAAGGAACTCAGCGTCAATGAACAGATTTCAATGACCTCGGAAGCCGGGCAAGATTTTGCTTTGAAACTTTTGAAGATTGTGGAGGAGTCGAAGGATAGTCGGGACGATTTGCCGCAGAAACTGAAAGCAGCGCTGGAGCCCCTGAAAGGCATTATTCCGCAAGAGGCGATGGAGCAGTTGATTTCGACTGCAGTCAGTTCGATAAATCAGGCCTATACATCGTCGCCTCCACCGCGAGATGTTCCAGAGGGACTGACAGCGGAAGAGTATTTCAAGCTTGGAAAAGAATACAAAGATTGCGGCTGGACAGAGCTTGCTCGAGAGGCTCTCAAGCTGGCAATTGATATGGATAGTGACGGTGCAACCGGAAGGTCAGCATTGCAATATCTGCGCACGCGCGTGCCACGGCATCCGGTGCCATTGATGGCAGAGCAAATGAATATCCAGGGTTATAACTTGATGGAAGTGCAAAAAGATTATCGTGGTGCGAAGCGAATCTTTTTGGAATTGATTGAAAAATATCGAGACTTTGAATGGCCTTACGGCAATCTTGCATCAATTTATTTGCGTCATGGTGATCTCAGTCCTGCAGAAGAACATTTTGCTGACGCCGTCAAAATTAATCCGTACTATGCGGGTGCCTGGCTTGGGCTAGCGCGTGTGCATACTCTGCGTGGCAAGTTCAACGAAGCGAAAGCATGTGTGAATAAAGCGTCGGAGACCGATTCAGATCCCTCTGTCGTCGGTTTTATCAGTTTGATAGAACAAATTCAAGATTGGGATTCTGAAACGACTGACGACTGA
- the xth gene encoding exodeoxyribonuclease III has product MKIATYNVNGISARLPVLLRWLEETSPDVACLQELKAPEEKFPLLAINAAGYNAVWHGQKSWNGVAVLAKNGLELEESGRGLAGDPTDEQSRFIEAHVDGIRVCCLYLPNGNPAPGPKFDYKMGWMERLLTRANALVNADEPVVMLGDYNVIPTDLDAQRPERWIKDAVFSPEAKEAYQRLLAQGWTDSIRELYPDQKIFTYWDYFRNAFARDAGIRMDHILLNPVAAPRLKEGAVDRNVRGWEKTSDHAPVWITIN; this is encoded by the coding sequence ATGAAAATAGCAACCTACAATGTAAATGGCATAAGCGCTCGACTTCCTGTTCTCTTGCGGTGGCTTGAAGAAACATCTCCAGATGTCGCATGCCTGCAAGAGTTAAAAGCGCCGGAAGAAAAATTTCCGCTGCTGGCAATTAACGCTGCTGGATATAACGCCGTCTGGCACGGTCAAAAAAGCTGGAACGGCGTTGCTGTGCTGGCAAAAAACGGATTAGAACTGGAAGAGTCCGGACGCGGACTTGCTGGCGATCCAACCGATGAACAGAGTCGATTTATAGAAGCGCATGTCGACGGCATCCGCGTTTGTTGTTTATATCTTCCCAACGGAAACCCGGCACCGGGACCGAAATTCGACTACAAAATGGGTTGGATGGAACGATTGCTAACAAGAGCAAATGCTCTCGTAAACGCTGATGAACCGGTGGTCATGCTGGGCGATTATAACGTGATACCAACCGACCTGGACGCACAGAGACCCGAGCGCTGGATAAAAGATGCTGTCTTCTCTCCGGAAGCTAAAGAAGCCTACCAACGATTGCTTGCTCAGGGTTGGACTGACTCGATTCGCGAGCTTTATCCTGACCAGAAGATATTTACGTATTGGGACTATTTCCGAAATGCATTTGCTCGCGATGCAGGAATCAGAATGGATCACATTTTGCTAAATCCTGTGGCAGCACCTCGACTGAAAGAGGGTGCGGTCGATCGAAATGTTCGTGGTTGGGAAAAAACCAGCGATCACGCTCCAGTCTGGATCACAATCAACTAA
- a CDS encoding peptide-methionine (S)-S-oxide reductase, with translation MEDELSRLHGVTGTVVGYTGGLTQNPTYEQVCSGGTGHAETVKVTFDLSKVSYKQIVKEYLASGLVGGISAGQYRSGIFYEKESEIPEIKEAVSEYEKETGKKLQVRIEPAHTFWRAEEYHQKYYVKHSLGLCRVLK, from the coding sequence GTGGAGGATGAGTTAAGCAGGCTCCACGGCGTAACTGGCACTGTCGTTGGTTACACTGGAGGCTTAACCCAGAATCCCACGTACGAGCAGGTCTGCTCGGGAGGAACCGGTCACGCGGAAACAGTCAAAGTTACTTTTGATCTGTCCAAAGTTTCATACAAACAAATCGTAAAAGAATACCTCGCATCCGGGCTGGTTGGCGGTATCTCTGCCGGTCAGTATCGGTCGGGCATCTTCTATGAAAAGGAATCGGAAATCCCAGAAATCAAAGAAGCCGTTTCCGAATATGAAAAAGAGACTGGCAAGAAATTACAAGTTCGAATTGAACCGGCTCATACCTTCTGGCGTGCAGAAGAGTATCACCAGAAGTATTACGTGAAGCATAGCCTCGGACTGTGCAGAGTTTTGAAGTAA
- a CDS encoding arsenate reductase family protein, translating to MSNKITVYEKPTCSKCREVDKILRESGSDYEKINYYVEPLNEEKLRELLKKMRMSARQLLRTSEAIYKDLGLGKREVEEDELIKLMIKHPDLIQRPIVEKGAKAVLGRPVENIREILG from the coding sequence ATGAGTAACAAGATTACAGTCTACGAAAAGCCAACGTGTTCGAAGTGTCGCGAAGTGGACAAAATCCTTCGCGAGAGCGGTTCCGACTACGAGAAAATCAACTATTACGTTGAACCGCTAAACGAAGAGAAGTTGCGCGAGTTACTGAAGAAGATGCGTATGTCGGCGCGCCAACTGTTGCGTACAAGTGAAGCGATATACAAAGATCTCGGGCTCGGTAAAAGAGAAGTAGAAGAAGATGAATTGATCAAGTTGATGATCAAGCATCCTGATTTGATTCAGCGTCCTATTGTTGAGAAAGGCGCTAAAGCCGTTCTTGGAAGACCGGTCGAGAATATTCGCGAAATTTTGGGTTAG
- a CDS encoding DUF4189 domain-containing protein, with the protein MAARSTCDVTSWNSKLMQKQWIASFLICASTLAPHAVAKSVNGVGRGKPQPHVTREETSQERQDRLDREKQMEDDLAAYLERWKADRQAPSYTSIAYSNKTFRWGFAWGQETVGRANVEAKRRCGPGAEVLCWSRGTSFCALADGPRSYGAAPGETSTQAKAEAIRLASRIAPGARIVLVVGGNPATITQPK; encoded by the coding sequence ATGGCCGCGCGGTCAACATGCGACGTAACTTCTTGGAACAGTAAACTAATGCAAAAACAATGGATCGCCTCATTCCTTATTTGCGCTTCGACATTGGCACCACACGCAGTGGCAAAGAGTGTCAACGGTGTCGGCAGGGGTAAACCTCAACCGCACGTGACTAGAGAAGAAACATCCCAGGAAAGACAAGATCGTCTGGATCGAGAAAAACAAATGGAAGACGATCTCGCCGCTTACCTGGAAAGATGGAAAGCCGATCGGCAAGCACCAAGCTATACCTCAATCGCGTACTCCAACAAGACTTTTCGCTGGGGGTTCGCGTGGGGTCAAGAAACTGTAGGACGTGCCAACGTGGAAGCGAAAAGGCGTTGCGGGCCAGGGGCAGAGGTGCTGTGCTGGTCAAGAGGCACCTCGTTTTGCGCTCTCGCTGATGGTCCGCGCAGCTACGGCGCAGCACCGGGGGAAACTTCAACGCAGGCAAAAGCTGAGGCAATCAGGCTCGCCAGCAGAATCGCACCAGGTGCAAGAATTGTCCTGGTTGTAGGCGGCAATCCTGCGACGATCACACAACCAAAATAA